In Helianthus annuus cultivar XRQ/B chromosome 9, HanXRQr2.0-SUNRISE, whole genome shotgun sequence, the following are encoded in one genomic region:
- the LOC110913799 gene encoding proline-rich protein 36-like, with translation MDSSGIEGSDTTDRIHIVSDDRESSEREVYTSDTSTDDDDFQPFALPNAVIEPADGPITGDLPLVEIPAPIPLAMYPVIGMPLDVVVDDNVDLFDEEPLEDDVEGETLIAADDLLLLADAPAEESPAHSPIPDSFESVASAPSHAQGAQHYSHDSDPDRASSAAPAPAPSFAIDHDIDEDSDLVFPPGFDPDQDIEFIHLDQPMEDLVDPVDPAFADPADFEMEFDDPEPAVIAPHIVDIPAEPDVVAPFPDPVPLEPDHALFATHVDPQYAHTRNGWTEDDDDFPPFVVPVTPVSAPASAPFDAPLFHTYTADAHRTDLPITFLQEIPPPRPGEGSSRQPFGHAPFLSGGDQFVPRVSHHTAVPPVAPFTVPPLTPASEPFLWISPPIMPPSDPYHPFHMGYSVEDILMLFMIQHEALTRRVQELERAQRPSSQCPPHPAISHPPRPLSPDSAARF, from the exons atggattCATCCGGTATAGAAGGGTCGGACACTACTGACCGTATACACATTGTATCAGACGACCGGGAGTCATCAGAGCGAGAGGTGTACACTTCGGACACCAGTACAGacgacgacgatttccagccGTTTGCACTACCCAATGCCGTGattgagcccgctgatggccccaTCACTGGGGATTTGCCGCTTgtggagatccctgctcccataccccTTGCCATGTACCCTGTTATTGGTATGCCTCTAGACGTAGTCGTTGACGACAACGTCGATTTGTTTGACGAGGAGCCACTAGAGGATGACGTTGAGGGCGAGACCCTTATAGCTGCCGACGATCTCTTGCTTCTCGCAGATGCTcctgctgaggagtcacctgcccATTCACCTATCCcggactctttcgagtctgtggcatcGGCACCATCACACGCGCAGGGCGCGCAGCACTACTCACATGATTCAGACCCCGATAGGGCGTCATCTGCTGCACCTGCCCCTGCCCCGAGTTTTGCTATTGATCACGACATTGATGAGGATTCCGACCTCGTCTTCCCACCTGGGTTCGATCCAGACCAGGACATTGAGTTTATACAcctagatcagcccatggaggacctAGTTGATCCTGTTGACCCTGCGTTTGCTGACCCCGCAGATTTCGAGATGGAGtttgacgacccggagcctgct GTCATTGCCCCTCACATTGTTGATATACCCGCTGAGCCTGATGTTGTTGCTCCTTTTCCTGACCCGGTGCCTCTAGAGCCCGACCATGCACTCTTTGCGACTCATGTCGACCCTCAGTATGCGCACACCCGGAATGGGTGGACAGAGGACGATGATGATTTTCCACCTTTTGTGGTACCAGTTACACCTGTTTCAGCACCAGCTTCAGCTCCTTTTGATGCACCCCTGTTTCACACATACACTGCTGATGCTCACCGCACAGACCTGCCCATCACATTTCTCCAGGAGATCCCTCCACCAcgtcctggagagggctcttctcGTCAGCCTTTCGGCCATGCACCTTTTCTGTCTGGAGGAGACCAGTTTGTACCACGGGTCTCTCATCATACTGCTGTTCCCCCTGTTGCACCGTTTACTGTGCCACCTTTGACTCCAGCTAGTGAGCCTTTTCTTTGGATATCACCACCCATCATGCCACCATCCGATCCTTATCATCCTTTTCACATGGGTTATTCTGTAGAGGACATTCTCATGTTATTTATGATCCAGCATGAGGCACTTACTCGTCGCgtgcaggagcttgagagagctcagcgaccatCAAGCCAGTGCCCTCCTCACCCTGCGATATCGCATCCCCCTCGACCGTTATCTCCTGATTCTGCTGCTCGTTTCTAG